A region of Paenibacillus thiaminolyticus DNA encodes the following proteins:
- a CDS encoding M23 family metallopeptidase has translation MLSVVALCIASLSTIASANSKYTWPVPDSTRITQGFKGNTHKGIDIGAKTAGVAGNRIVAYYDGTVSRSGWSDSYGWVVYVHHVINSANYQSRYAHMNKTPAVSTNQKVGKGATLGYMGKTGDATGVHLHFETRKCTGACKTDNSSNPVNPITNFFPEHAGKVPKSIELGETDPEKIDDVLDDIFYSVEEILNMTADERLSKGIPLD, from the coding sequence ATGTTATCCGTAGTTGCTTTATGCATTGCCTCGCTCTCCACGATTGCTTCCGCTAACAGTAAATACACCTGGCCCGTACCCGACTCCACGCGAATTACCCAAGGCTTCAAAGGCAACACACACAAAGGAATCGACATTGGGGCGAAGACGGCCGGCGTAGCCGGCAATCGGATCGTCGCCTACTATGACGGTACCGTCTCCCGATCAGGCTGGTCCGACAGCTATGGCTGGGTCGTCTATGTTCATCATGTCATCAACAGCGCCAACTATCAATCCCGCTACGCTCATATGAATAAGACGCCTGCCGTGTCTACCAACCAGAAGGTAGGAAAAGGGGCCACCCTCGGGTATATGGGCAAGACGGGAGATGCAACAGGAGTCCATCTTCATTTCGAGACAAGAAAATGCACGGGCGCCTGCAAGACAGACAATTCCTCCAATCCGGTCAATCCCATCACGAATTTCTTTCCTGAACATGCGGGCAAAGTTCCAAAATCAATTGAACTTGGAGAAACAGACCCGGAGAAGATCGATGATGTACTGGATGACATCTTCTACAGCGTGGAGGAGATTCTGAACATGACCGCGGATGAGCGGTTATCGAAGGGAATTCCGTTAGACTAG
- a CDS encoding GNAT family N-acetyltransferase — protein MFKSGKLAVRRLRAADAPLLVRWLSDPEVLRYYEGRDRPHDMEMVRKHFYEDREEITPCIILYDGQAIGYLQFYPLSHEDQAQYGIKPTMNRVFGMDQFIGETAYWGKGIGTKLIKTMVNYLIAQHQAVRIVMDPQTWNERALHVYEKCGFRKLALLPKHEYHEGEMRDCWLIAYDMQDGARPPMQKSNPEDIEYIDTFTDAMKPAGVRTRHEVHTEGLWHQTFHCWLWMQEQGTAYLLLQRRHIHKKDYPNMLDITAAGHLEAGETPQDGVRELREELGIEPEPGKLVYAGVIADSIMQPDMTDNEFCHVFFYRHAGAISDFRLQEDEVDSIVRVEAEAFRKLCLGEADSAAAEEFSRGHGERGTGIKLTLTDIVPHEPAYFTFVLHHLQSLIDQNRHL, from the coding sequence GTGTTCAAGAGCGGTAAGCTCGCGGTTCGGAGGCTCCGGGCTGCCGATGCTCCCTTGCTCGTCCGTTGGCTGTCCGATCCGGAGGTGCTTCGCTATTACGAAGGCCGGGATCGTCCGCATGACATGGAGATGGTAAGAAAGCATTTCTATGAGGACCGGGAGGAGATAACACCATGCATCATTCTGTACGATGGACAGGCAATCGGATATCTCCAGTTCTACCCGCTGTCGCATGAGGATCAAGCCCAATACGGGATCAAGCCCACGATGAACCGTGTGTTCGGCATGGATCAATTTATCGGGGAGACCGCCTATTGGGGCAAGGGCATCGGCACGAAGCTGATTAAGACGATGGTGAATTACTTGATCGCGCAGCATCAAGCGGTACGGATCGTGATGGATCCGCAGACGTGGAATGAGCGCGCGCTCCATGTGTATGAGAAATGCGGCTTCCGCAAGTTGGCCCTGCTGCCGAAGCATGAATACCATGAGGGCGAGATGCGCGATTGCTGGCTTATTGCATATGATATGCAGGACGGCGCGCGGCCCCCAATGCAGAAGAGCAACCCGGAAGACATCGAGTATATCGACACGTTTACGGACGCCATGAAGCCGGCCGGCGTGCGAACAAGACATGAGGTGCATACCGAGGGGCTATGGCATCAGACGTTCCACTGCTGGCTATGGATGCAGGAGCAGGGTACGGCCTATCTTCTGTTGCAGCGCAGACATATACATAAGAAGGATTACCCTAATATGCTTGATATTACGGCGGCAGGCCATCTGGAAGCGGGGGAGACGCCGCAGGACGGCGTGCGAGAGCTGCGCGAGGAGCTGGGCATCGAACCGGAACCGGGGAAGCTGGTCTATGCCGGCGTCATTGCCGACTCCATCATGCAGCCGGACATGACCGATAATGAGTTCTGCCATGTCTTTTTCTATCGGCATGCTGGAGCAATCTCCGATTTTCGCCTGCAGGAAGATGAGGTCGACTCCATCGTCCGGGTCGAAGCGGAAGCATTCCGCAAGCTTTGCCTCGGCGAAGCGGATTCCGCTGCCGCGGAGGAGTTCAGTCGGGGACATGGCGAACGCGGCACGGGGATAAAGCTGACATTGACGGATATCGTCCCCCATGAGCCGGCTTATTTTACGTTTGTTCTGCATCATTTGCAGAGCCTTATCGACCAGAATCGTCATCTATAA
- a CDS encoding DUF4177 domain-containing protein encodes MEQWEYKTLKLKTGGFLGGKVNEQEFEEELNRLGLDGWELVSCFDTSIQGQSRDVIAVCKRRKGR; translated from the coding sequence ATGGAACAATGGGAATACAAGACGCTTAAACTCAAAACCGGAGGTTTTCTGGGAGGAAAGGTTAACGAACAGGAGTTCGAGGAGGAACTGAACCGGCTCGGACTGGACGGATGGGAGCTGGTATCCTGCTTCGATACGAGTATCCAGGGCCAATCCCGGGATGTGATCGCGGTCTGCAAGCGGAGAAAGGGGAGATAA
- a CDS encoding AAA family ATPase produces the protein MNPNPIAAPTDPSLFLITGIMASGKSTVAQMLAERFERGVHVRGDAFRRMIVSGREEMLPEPSDEAVRQLHIRYRMAAAAADGYVEAGFSTVVQDVIVGPELGTFIELVNTRPLYAVVLCPRAEVVAARESSRSKQGYGIWTVDELDRILRQDSPRVGMWLDTSDLTPEETVREIERRAWTEAIVRT, from the coding sequence ATGAACCCGAATCCAATTGCTGCACCGACGGATCCAAGCCTGTTCCTGATTACAGGCATTATGGCATCCGGCAAATCTACGGTCGCACAGATGCTCGCCGAACGATTCGAGCGGGGCGTTCATGTACGCGGCGACGCCTTCCGCCGCATGATTGTGAGCGGGCGGGAGGAGATGCTTCCCGAGCCGTCGGACGAAGCGGTTCGTCAGCTTCATATTCGCTACCGCATGGCGGCTGCAGCTGCCGATGGTTACGTCGAGGCGGGATTCAGCACGGTAGTGCAGGATGTCATCGTCGGTCCCGAATTAGGCACATTCATTGAATTGGTCAATACGCGGCCGTTATATGCCGTCGTGCTCTGCCCGCGGGCGGAAGTCGTGGCGGCGAGGGAGTCGTCCCGCTCCAAGCAAGGCTATGGCATATGGACCGTGGACGAGCTCGATCGCATTCTGCGCCAGGATTCGCCTCGGGTCGGCATGTGGCTCGACACGTCCGATCTGACGCCGGAAGAGACGGTCCGTGAGATTGAGCGGCGGGCATGGACAGAAGCGATCGTCCGGACGTAA
- a CDS encoding L,D-transpeptidase family protein, with protein sequence MIAMAVFLLSLTPGIHHISAYADSSHPEDPLPIVADQGLYSIDIYPDRHKLIVRAQGEKFKTYTVAVGNPSTPTPVGEYKIIYKGKDWGPSFGPRWLGLNVPWGYYGIHGTNKPYSIGQHLSHGCVRMRNRDVIELFELVPVGTKVTIHGHVLGGLRHDPRVVAEGDVGGEVQLVQSRLKSAGYFKGVCNGKFRADTTYAVKRFQRDRQLPEDGVVTIRVYEELGLYE encoded by the coding sequence ATGATTGCCATGGCGGTCTTCCTGCTGAGTCTGACTCCGGGGATACATCATATCTCTGCTTACGCGGATTCCTCCCACCCGGAGGATCCGCTTCCGATCGTCGCCGACCAAGGCTTGTATTCGATAGATATTTATCCAGATCGTCATAAGCTGATCGTACGGGCACAGGGTGAAAAATTCAAGACCTATACCGTCGCCGTCGGCAACCCGTCAACCCCTACTCCCGTCGGAGAATACAAAATCATATATAAAGGCAAGGATTGGGGCCCTTCCTTCGGTCCCCGCTGGCTCGGATTAAATGTCCCTTGGGGATATTACGGCATTCATGGGACGAACAAGCCTTATTCCATCGGGCAGCATCTGAGTCATGGCTGTGTCCGGATGCGCAATCGGGATGTCATCGAGCTGTTCGAGCTCGTTCCGGTCGGTACGAAGGTGACGATTCACGGGCATGTATTGGGCGGGTTGAGGCATGATCCGAGAGTCGTAGCCGAAGGCGACGTGGGCGGAGAGGTGCAGCTGGTCCAGTCCCGGCTGAAAAGCGCCGGCTACTTCAAGGGCGTGTGCAACGGGAAATTCCGCGCCGATACAACCTATGCGGTCAAGCGGTTCCAGCGCGACCGGCAATTGCCGGAGGACGGAGTCGTAACCATTCGAGTCTATGAGGAACTGGGGCTGTATGAGTAA
- a CDS encoding Gfo/Idh/MocA family protein produces the protein MSIKAILLGAGIRGAEVYAKHALQYPEELEFVAVAEPDVEKREAFAGLHHIDAGQTYEDWREVFERPRFADAVLICMQDRMHYEAAMAALERGYHVLLEKPMSPSPTECIEIEAAARRNQRVLTICYVLRYTPFWSGIRQVIEQGGIGKVVNIQLRENIGFGHMAHSYVRGPWRSTAESSPLVLAKSCHDLDIILWLMNQDCRRLTSFGSLFHFKKENMPEGATEYCTDGCIHADNCCYADLRFYLGEGRRRALHFTQDGSDESIRETIRSTPFGRCVYQCDNDVVDHQVINMEFANGATASFTLSAFTHDSTRTVHISGTRGEIRGNMTDQAFTVYDFVSGTAREVRVHDEGSEGCTQMMREFCRLAAEPDNPHAAASLRGSLQSHMMAFAAEESRLSQGMPIEIQEMIMRYRLTSAKALASAGV, from the coding sequence ATGAGTATTAAGGCAATCTTGCTCGGGGCAGGTATCCGGGGCGCGGAAGTATATGCCAAGCATGCGCTGCAGTACCCGGAAGAACTGGAATTCGTCGCCGTCGCGGAGCCGGATGTGGAGAAACGAGAGGCGTTTGCGGGCTTGCATCATATCGATGCCGGGCAAACGTATGAAGATTGGCGGGAAGTGTTCGAACGGCCGCGGTTTGCCGATGCGGTGTTGATCTGCATGCAGGATCGGATGCACTACGAAGCCGCAATGGCAGCTCTGGAGCGAGGTTACCATGTGCTGCTGGAGAAGCCGATGTCGCCTTCTCCGACCGAATGCATTGAGATTGAAGCTGCCGCCCGCCGCAATCAGCGGGTGCTGACCATATGCTATGTTCTCCGCTATACGCCGTTCTGGTCCGGAATACGTCAAGTCATCGAGCAGGGCGGTATCGGGAAAGTCGTGAATATCCAGCTGCGCGAAAATATCGGCTTCGGCCATATGGCGCACAGCTATGTGCGGGGCCCATGGCGCAGTACGGCGGAGTCGAGCCCGCTTGTGCTGGCGAAGTCATGCCACGATCTTGACATCATCCTGTGGCTGATGAACCAGGATTGCAGACGGCTGACGTCATTCGGTTCCCTCTTTCATTTCAAAAAGGAGAATATGCCGGAGGGCGCGACCGAATATTGTACGGACGGCTGCATTCACGCGGACAATTGCTGCTATGCCGATTTGCGTTTCTATTTGGGAGAAGGACGCCGCCGCGCGCTGCACTTTACGCAGGACGGATCGGACGAGAGCATCCGGGAGACGATCCGGAGCACGCCTTTTGGCCGCTGTGTCTACCAATGCGACAACGACGTTGTCGACCATCAAGTCATCAACATGGAGTTCGCCAACGGAGCGACCGCTTCGTTCACGCTGTCGGCCTTCACGCATGACAGCACGCGCACCGTCCATATCTCGGGAACGCGCGGGGAGATTCGGGGCAATATGACCGATCAGGCGTTCACCGTCTACGACTTTGTCAGCGGGACGGCGCGGGAAGTTCGGGTTCATGATGAAGGCAGCGAAGGCTGCACTCAGATGATGCGGGAATTCTGCCGGCTTGCCGCCGAACCGGACAACCCCCATGCGGCAGCATCACTGCGCGGCTCCCTGCAGAGCCATATGATGGCGTTCGCGGCGGAGGAGTCCCGGTTGAGCCAAGGCATGCCGATCGAGATTCAGGAGATGATCATGCGTTATCGGTTAACCTCCGCCAAAGCATTGGCTTCCGCAGGAGTATAA
- a CDS encoding family 78 glycoside hydrolase catalytic domain translates to MIKSVGNQRPFPIYVTAGEYMKAIGTQDGHFPDFGHHVANEMGGVWLHPIKLLDGFWLRVTDARRGIAVWTKADEFITHPWGNEFRYDHGLGHIPVSIRRVQFAPEQEKGLVVSYEICNYASEDTALELELVARSDLRPVWFSDEIGIHDGERDEWQQVSASACLAKDCDHDWYVMVGTDWTKPEIRFERGLIGPEWTSGNGAGVSMKTDVVLKPDERLRFQVYVAGSYASRAECEATYERLVSSHAELLAAKQRLYARIEGQAQLQIEGESRLNDIFAWTKWNNQWLVQRVDGIGRGLTAGSPHYPWWFGCDNSYALQGVAAIGDFELVRDTLKLIRDTSLQTNGNGRIIHEVTTMGAVSNPGNTQETAHYIALIWDVFRWMGDKQWLAEHYALCALGMEWLLGEMDPDGDGFPSGYGIIEIAGLNMELIDSAVYTAQAAAALAAMSRVLGYEAEADRYAAKAEQLAEAINRVYWCEQEGLYADAVAPKKDVKPKADFMVAMAAKHGVEHYRDYVDKLLQAAGDDQEDRGWLLNKNWVIVTPMEAGIADREKGKLALERMRTPEFIGTYGTYLSGMFRQGTMTISTGAHAVAEAAYGNPDAALDLLERMMNTFSLALPGSMSEMSPDYGCAVQAWTIYALAVPIVKHLIGIQPDAHRSEVRIAPDLPQAWQGKRVALKRIRIGAAWLDVELRQEAGELQASVNNEQGLRVTVEWNGKAITSTERMIRVTL, encoded by the coding sequence ATGATAAAAAGCGTGGGCAACCAGCGTCCTTTTCCGATCTACGTGACCGCTGGCGAATATATGAAAGCGATCGGAACGCAGGACGGGCATTTTCCTGACTTCGGCCATCATGTCGCGAATGAAATGGGCGGCGTCTGGCTGCATCCGATCAAGCTGCTGGACGGCTTCTGGCTGCGCGTGACGGACGCACGGCGCGGCATTGCCGTATGGACCAAGGCGGATGAATTCATCACCCATCCGTGGGGGAACGAGTTCCGCTACGATCACGGCCTCGGCCATATTCCGGTATCGATTCGCCGGGTCCAGTTCGCGCCGGAGCAGGAAAAAGGCCTCGTCGTCAGCTATGAAATCTGCAATTACGCCAGTGAGGACACCGCCCTGGAACTGGAGTTGGTCGCGCGTTCCGATCTGCGGCCGGTCTGGTTCTCGGACGAGATCGGCATTCATGACGGGGAACGGGACGAATGGCAGCAAGTATCGGCATCCGCCTGTCTGGCCAAGGACTGCGATCATGACTGGTACGTCATGGTCGGCACCGATTGGACGAAGCCGGAGATCCGCTTTGAACGCGGACTTATCGGTCCGGAATGGACGAGCGGGAACGGCGCAGGCGTGTCGATGAAGACCGATGTCGTCCTCAAGCCGGACGAGCGGCTGCGCTTCCAGGTATATGTTGCGGGCTCATACGCATCGCGGGCGGAGTGCGAGGCGACGTACGAGCGATTGGTATCGTCGCACGCGGAGCTGCTGGCGGCCAAGCAGCGCCTGTACGCGCGTATCGAGGGACAGGCGCAGCTGCAGATTGAGGGCGAGTCCCGCCTCAATGATATTTTTGCGTGGACAAAATGGAATAATCAATGGCTCGTGCAGCGCGTCGACGGCATCGGCAGAGGGTTGACGGCGGGATCGCCCCATTATCCGTGGTGGTTCGGCTGCGACAACTCCTACGCTCTGCAGGGCGTCGCCGCGATCGGAGACTTCGAGCTGGTGCGGGACACGCTGAAGCTGATCCGCGACACTTCGCTGCAGACGAACGGGAACGGGCGGATTATCCATGAGGTGACGACGATGGGGGCGGTGTCCAATCCGGGCAATACGCAGGAGACCGCGCATTATATCGCGCTCATCTGGGACGTGTTCCGCTGGATGGGCGACAAGCAATGGCTAGCGGAGCATTATGCGTTATGCGCGCTGGGGATGGAATGGCTGCTTGGCGAGATGGATCCGGACGGCGACGGGTTCCCGTCCGGCTACGGCATCATCGAGATCGCCGGATTGAATATGGAACTGATCGATTCGGCCGTCTATACGGCGCAGGCGGCAGCGGCCTTGGCCGCGATGAGCCGGGTGCTCGGCTACGAAGCGGAAGCGGATCGCTATGCGGCCAAGGCGGAGCAATTGGCAGAAGCGATCAACCGGGTCTATTGGTGCGAGCAGGAAGGACTGTACGCCGATGCGGTGGCGCCGAAGAAGGATGTCAAGCCGAAGGCCGACTTCATGGTGGCGATGGCGGCCAAGCACGGTGTCGAACATTACCGGGACTATGTGGACAAGCTGCTTCAGGCGGCCGGGGATGACCAGGAAGATCGAGGCTGGCTGCTGAATAAGAACTGGGTCATCGTGACGCCGATGGAAGCAGGCATAGCCGACCGGGAGAAGGGGAAGCTGGCCCTTGAGCGCATGCGAACCCCTGAATTTATCGGAACTTATGGCACCTACTTGTCCGGCATGTTCCGGCAGGGCACGATGACGATCTCGACCGGAGCGCATGCCGTGGCGGAAGCGGCGTACGGCAATCCCGACGCGGCGCTCGATCTGTTAGAGCGCATGATGAACACGTTTTCGCTGGCCCTGCCGGGCTCGATGAGCGAGATGTCGCCGGATTACGGCTGTGCGGTGCAGGCATGGACCATTTATGCGCTGGCCGTGCCGATAGTGAAGCATCTGATCGGCATTCAGCCGGATGCTCACCGGAGCGAGGTGCGGATCGCGCCAGATCTGCCCCAGGCTTGGCAGGGCAAGCGTGTCGCCTTGAAGCGAATCCGCATCGGCGCGGCGTGGCTCGATGTGGAGCTGCGCCAAGAGGCGGGCGAGCTGCAGGCCAGCGTGAATAATGAGCAAGGACTGCGCGTGACCGTGGAATGGAATGGCAAAGCGATCACGTCTACGGAGCGCATGATTCGCGTTACGCTCTAA
- a CDS encoding carbohydrate ABC transporter permease, with the protein MQALRHKTDISRLLSLVLLIVGAAIVLVPLLWTISTSLKTPAEVFMDSFLPKQWKWDNYASAVSAIPFFLFLKNTLIILIPVMIGTVFSAALCAYGFARFRFKGKKILFLILLATMMLPGQVTMIPMFILFKELGWVDTFLPLIIPAFFGGGAFNIFLIRQFMRGIPRDLDEAAFVDGANRWTIFTRVMLPLCKPPLIAVSIFTFMGVWNDFQGPLIYLNTTEKYTLALGLSMFKGMYNVEWNMLMAATVLIMLPALIVFFFAQKYFIEGISLSSAMKG; encoded by the coding sequence ATGCAAGCCTTACGCCACAAAACCGACATCTCACGTCTTCTATCCTTAGTTCTGCTCATCGTCGGGGCGGCAATCGTACTGGTGCCGCTTCTTTGGACGATATCTACTTCCTTGAAGACGCCTGCCGAAGTGTTTATGGATTCGTTTTTGCCGAAGCAATGGAAATGGGACAATTATGCAAGCGCGGTCAGCGCCATTCCCTTTTTCCTGTTCTTGAAAAACACGCTAATCATTTTGATTCCCGTCATGATCGGAACGGTTTTTTCCGCGGCGTTATGTGCCTATGGGTTCGCCCGCTTCCGGTTCAAGGGGAAGAAGATTCTCTTCCTCATCCTGCTGGCGACGATGATGCTGCCGGGTCAAGTAACGATGATCCCGATGTTCATCCTGTTCAAAGAGCTGGGCTGGGTCGATACCTTTCTGCCGCTCATCATCCCGGCCTTTTTCGGCGGGGGCGCCTTCAACATCTTCTTAATCCGCCAGTTCATGCGCGGCATCCCGCGGGATTTGGATGAGGCTGCTTTTGTGGATGGGGCCAATCGCTGGACAATCTTCACGCGCGTGATGCTGCCGCTGTGCAAGCCGCCGCTGATTGCCGTCTCCATTTTCACCTTTATGGGCGTATGGAACGACTTTCAGGGGCCGCTGATTTACTTGAATACGACGGAAAAATATACGTTGGCGCTAGGCTTGTCCATGTTCAAGGGCATGTATAACGTCGAGTGGAATATGCTGATGGCCGCGACCGTGCTCATTATGCTGCCGGCCCTAATCGTATTTTTCTTCGCGCAGAAATATTTCATCGAAGGCATCTCCCTCTCTTCTGCGATGAAGGGATGA
- a CDS encoding carbohydrate ABC transporter permease: MRNLRSEKAGYLFILPWFLGLLLFTLGPMLFSFVLSFSKWDIITGIQSIEFVGLDNFKAIFQDELFYQSLKVTFIFALVSVPLYQIMSLLIAMLLNMRARGMKFFRLIFFMPSVIPAVAVSMMWIMIFNPEYGILNRALGWFGIEGPAWLQDPKYALGALIVMGIWGIGNTIIIYLSGLQGVPEELYEAAELDGAGRLRRFASVTIPMISPTIFFNLIMGIIGGFQYFTQAFVMTNGGPLNSTLFYNLYLYNKAFVSYEMGYASALSWILFAIILIFTLIVIRSSSMWVYYHGDDERD; encoded by the coding sequence ATGCGCAATTTACGCTCGGAGAAGGCAGGGTACTTATTCATTCTTCCCTGGTTTTTAGGTTTGCTCCTGTTTACATTGGGGCCGATGCTATTTTCATTCGTCCTCTCGTTCAGCAAGTGGGATATCATAACCGGGATTCAATCGATCGAATTTGTCGGGCTTGATAATTTCAAAGCCATCTTCCAGGATGAGCTGTTCTATCAGTCCTTAAAAGTCACCTTTATCTTTGCGCTCGTCTCGGTGCCGTTATATCAGATCATGTCGCTGCTGATTGCGATGCTGCTCAATATGAGAGCGCGCGGGATGAAGTTTTTCCGCTTGATCTTTTTCATGCCGTCGGTCATTCCGGCGGTAGCGGTATCGATGATGTGGATAATGATCTTCAACCCCGAATACGGGATTTTGAACCGCGCGCTGGGCTGGTTCGGCATCGAGGGGCCAGCCTGGCTGCAGGATCCGAAGTATGCCCTCGGCGCCCTGATCGTGATGGGCATCTGGGGAATCGGCAATACGATCATCATTTATTTGTCCGGCTTGCAGGGGGTCCCCGAGGAATTGTATGAAGCGGCCGAACTGGATGGGGCCGGGCGGCTCCGCCGGTTCGCCAGCGTCACGATTCCGATGATTTCTCCGACGATCTTCTTCAACCTGATTATGGGCATCATCGGCGGGTTCCAATACTTTACCCAGGCCTTCGTGATGACGAACGGCGGACCGCTGAACTCGACGCTGTTCTATAACTTGTATCTGTATAACAAAGCATTCGTCAGCTACGAGATGGGATACGCCTCCGCCTTGTCGTGGATCTTGTTTGCCATCATTCTCATATTTACATTGATTGTTATCCGAAGCTCTTCCATGTGGGTGTACTACCATGGCGACGACGAGCGGGATTAA